One genomic segment of Synchiropus splendidus isolate RoL2022-P1 chromosome 16, RoL_Sspl_1.0, whole genome shotgun sequence includes these proteins:
- the med6 gene encoding mediator of RNA polymerase II transcription subunit 6 isoform X1 translates to MSTAAEQQGAQCPAECGAGGRRPSSSTALHRKRCSLQQDEELQLIGVLMTSQASMGPKLKWSVGALEAVMSSLSSSAVARPELGSADNLLGISWVDSGWVPILNPGNVLDYFSERSNPFYDRTCNNEVVKMQRLSLEHLNQMVGVEYILLHAQEPILYIIRKQQRQSPTQVVPLADYYIIIGVVYQAPDLGSVISSRALSAVHGIQSAFDEAMSYCRYHPSKGYWWHFKDQEEREKVKPKTKKKEEPSSVFQRHRVDTLLLDLRSKFPPTFYQPKPGEKPIPVEVKKEPEPPTETVKPEEREPAASKTPGQTPASKPPPEKRARLQ, encoded by the exons ATGAGCACGGCCGCAGAGCAGCAG GGGgcccagtgtccagctgaatgtGGGGCCGGAGGGAGGAGGcccagctcctccactgctctccacaggAAGAGATGCTCGCTCCAGCAGGACGAGGAACTGCAGCTCATTGGGGTTTTGATGACCAGCCAGGCCTCGATGGGGCCGAAGCTGAAGTGGAGCGTGGGAGCGCTGGAGGCCGTCATGAGCTCACTGTCCAGCTCGGCTGTGGCCCGGCCAGAGCTGGGGTCGGCAG ATAACCTGCTGGGCATCTCGTGGGTGGACAGCGGCTGGGTTCCGATCCTCAACCCTGGCAACGTTCTGGACTACTTCTCCGAGAGGAGCAACCCTTTCTACGACCGCACATGTAACAACGAGGTGGTGAAGATGCAGCGTCTGTCTCTGGAGCATCTCAA TCAGATGGTGGGAGTGGAGTACATCCTGCTGCACGCTCAGGAGCCCATCCTCTACATCATCCGCAAGCAGCAGCGGCAGTCGCCCACACAAG TGGTCCCTCTGGCCGACTATTACATCATCATCGGGGTGGTGTACCAGGCGCCGGACCTGGGCTCGGTCATCAGCTCCCGGGCG CTGTCTGCGGTTCACGGCATCCAGTCGGCGTTTGACGAGGCCATGTCGTACTGCCGCTACCACCCGTCCAAGGGCTACTGGTGGCACTTcaaggaccaggaggagagag AAAAAGTGAAGCCAAAGACGAAAAAGAAGGAGGAGCCCAGTTCTGTGTTTCAGCGCCACCGTGTGGACACGCTGCTTCTGGACCTGAGGTCGAAGTTCCCACCGACCTTCTACCAG CCCAAACCCGGAGAGAAGCCCATCCCAG tggaggtgaagaaggagccGGAGCCGCCGACCGAGACCGTCAAGCCGGAGGAGAGGGAGCCGGCCGCCAGCAAGACCCCGGGCCAGACGCCCGCCAGCAAGCCGCCCCCAGAGAAGCGGGCGAGGCTGCAGTGA
- the med6 gene encoding mediator of RNA polymerase II transcription subunit 6 isoform X2 translates to MASVDFRDNLLGISWVDSGWVPILNPGNVLDYFSERSNPFYDRTCNNEVVKMQRLSLEHLNQMVGVEYILLHAQEPILYIIRKQQRQSPTQVVPLADYYIIIGVVYQAPDLGSVISSRALSAVHGIQSAFDEAMSYCRYHPSKGYWWHFKDQEEREKVKPKTKKKEEPSSVFQRHRVDTLLLDLRSKFPPTFYQPKPGEKPIPVEVKKEPEPPTETVKPEEREPAASKTPGQTPASKPPPEKRARLQ, encoded by the exons ATGGCGTCGGTGGACTTCAGAG ATAACCTGCTGGGCATCTCGTGGGTGGACAGCGGCTGGGTTCCGATCCTCAACCCTGGCAACGTTCTGGACTACTTCTCCGAGAGGAGCAACCCTTTCTACGACCGCACATGTAACAACGAGGTGGTGAAGATGCAGCGTCTGTCTCTGGAGCATCTCAA TCAGATGGTGGGAGTGGAGTACATCCTGCTGCACGCTCAGGAGCCCATCCTCTACATCATCCGCAAGCAGCAGCGGCAGTCGCCCACACAAG TGGTCCCTCTGGCCGACTATTACATCATCATCGGGGTGGTGTACCAGGCGCCGGACCTGGGCTCGGTCATCAGCTCCCGGGCG CTGTCTGCGGTTCACGGCATCCAGTCGGCGTTTGACGAGGCCATGTCGTACTGCCGCTACCACCCGTCCAAGGGCTACTGGTGGCACTTcaaggaccaggaggagagag AAAAAGTGAAGCCAAAGACGAAAAAGAAGGAGGAGCCCAGTTCTGTGTTTCAGCGCCACCGTGTGGACACGCTGCTTCTGGACCTGAGGTCGAAGTTCCCACCGACCTTCTACCAG CCCAAACCCGGAGAGAAGCCCATCCCAG tggaggtgaagaaggagccGGAGCCGCCGACCGAGACCGTCAAGCCGGAGGAGAGGGAGCCGGCCGCCAGCAAGACCCCGGGCCAGACGCCCGCCAGCAAGCCGCCCCCAGAGAAGCGGGCGAGGCTGCAGTGA
- the LOC128747274 gene encoding tetratricopeptide repeat protein 9A: MSKASVKQAGSGGAARLQGAQPPGGRGKDARQQQQQQRLLGSAMVKQPTHTEPADVVRRALDFKSQGSQCYKDKKYREAIGKYHRALLEIKGLCRVLGDPESGAKSAASLLLPSISKSSTLTDEQKGAMETAELECYNSLAACLLQMELVNYERVKEYCLKVLHKEGQNFKALYRSGVAYYHLGDFQKALHYLTESHKQEPSDTNVVRYIQLTEMKIRRSAQRDKKEGGQALAV, encoded by the exons ATGTCGAAGGCGAGCGTGAAACAAGCAGGCAGCGGTGGAGCGGCGAGGCTGCAGGGCGCCCAGCCGCCCGGCGGCCGCGGAAAGGACgcgcggcagcagcagcagcagcagcggctgctCGGCAGCGCCATGGTCAAACAGCCGACACACACCGAGCCCGCTGACGTCGTCAGGCGCGCGCTGGACTTCAAGAGCCAGGGGAGCCAGTGCTACAAGGACAAGAAGTACCGCGAGGCGATCGGCAAGTACCACCGCGCCCTGCTGGAGATCAAGGGCCTGTGCAGGGTCCTGGGCGACCCGGAGTCCGGAGCCAAGTCCGCAGCCTCGCTCCTGCTGCCCTCCATCAGCAAGTCCAGCACGCTGACCGACGAGCAGAAGGGCGCGATGGAGACCGCCGAGCTGGAGTGTTACAACAGTCTGGCAG CATGCCTCCTGCAGATGGAGCTGGTCAACTACGAGCGGGTCAAGGAGTACTGTCTGAAGGTTCTGCACAAGGAGGGCCAGAACTTCAAGGCTCTGTACCGCTCCGGCGTGGCCTACTATCACCTGGGAGACTTCCAGAAAGCTCTTCACTACCTGACCGAGTCCCACAAGCAGGAGCCCTCGG ACACCAACGTGGTGCGCTACATCCAGCTGACGGAGATGAAGATCCGGCGCAGCGCTCAGCGGGACAAGAAGGAGGGTGGCCAGGCCCTGGCTGTCTGA
- the chp1 gene encoding calcineurin B homologous protein 1, with protein sequence MGSRASTLLREEEIEEVKKETGFSHSQITRLYSRFTSLDKGENGTLSREDFQRIPELAINPLGDRIINAFFPEGEDQVNFRGFMRTLAHFRPIEDNEKNKNPSSEPLNSRTNKLLFAFRLYDLDRDDKISRDELLQVLRMMVGVNISDEQLGSIADRTIQEADTNGDNSISFNEFIKVLEKVDVEQKMSIRFLH encoded by the exons ATGGGGTCCAGAGCGTCCACGCTGCTGCGGGAGGAGGAGATCGAGGAGGTCAAGAAAGAGACCGGCT tcTCCCACAGTCAGATCACCCGGCTGTACAGTCGCTTCACGAGCCTGGACAAGGGCGAGAACGGCACGCTCAG TCGAGAAGACTTCCAGAGAATCCCGGAGCTGGCCATCAACCCCCTGGGAGACCGGATCATCAACGCCTTCTTCCCTGAAGG AGAGGACCAGGTGAACTTCCGGGGCTTCATGCGGACGCTGGCTCACTTCCGGCCCATCGAGGACAACGAGAAGAACAAGAACCCGTCCAGTGAGCCGCTCAACAGCCGGACCAACAAGCTGCTGT TTGCTTTCAGACTCTACGATCTGGACCGGGACGACAAGATCTCCAGAGACGAACTGCTGCAG GTGCTGAGGATGATGGTGGGAGTGAACATCTCGGACGAGCAGCTGGGCAGCATCGCCGACCGGACCATCCAGGAGGCCGACACCAACGGAGACAACTCCATCTCCTTCAATGAGTTCATCAAG GTTCTGGAGAAGGTGGATGTGGAGCAGAAAATGAGCATCAGGTTTCTTCACtga
- the pcnx1 gene encoding pecanex-like protein 1, with protein sequence MGSQTLQILRQGVWASVTGGWYYDPDQSTFVNALHLYIWLFLLCCPFTLYMVLPPTVVIVGIYCGVIAAIFLLLKTLNYRLHHALDEGEVVDHRSKRNQAARGGSDLTEDSNGPGDPGGGMEMSDFVRQETPPVDCSSRNSYSGVDSHQQVGVAPERPHRSVRSSAPGQVSSQARAAGRASDDMGVTLAESCSQDHELLSDTQMFCLLPNHSFASLQLSASLGPSEMSRDSAELFNYAAYRDPDLTPHTSSQSQTFRKELRTRGLPRTSSSAGSAFPDPCLPDFALFPPPRRGGLDPVREMESAKALGPGEACLASTSGLECFRPRDSQRVGRSSSREAGEGCSGLYRAEAGQGRGERSADSLRSLSSRSSGSTESYCSGTDRDTNSTVSSFHSEQTSSTHVESLLSLSGDERQRPPDPKTPRGFLPSREANKNPHANELTAEEPESRSSAEPQRTRADGCSVAGDGQPKSAGSVQRAASLSAGRSGRRRSSKKRASSFDASRHRDYVSLRAGGEQDPSDRSSLHSRHLSTGSSSSVSSRTRHRAQKGGSETAARTGGRRRISRRTPSTHARVLSLDSGTAACLNDPARLDAPSGPRALTTSKSDLEAKEGEVLDAASLLGRASQLESVTRSRSSLPNPTAHSEADAATLRAPASEDTVVFRRERSTFRRQAVRRRHNAGSNPTPPTSLIGSPLSLQEAFSSASQPLTSQVRNPPSRTPSQVTVLSASASLLVRNGSTQLDGAQDKTSAAGSLQDDFGKLTPPLYEAAGCDLSLVNFEPATRRASNNVWDATSHLSSSTSVRCYANDILRLNRLIRMNPELLEHQDPDLSPDLQDAPPGHGDSASSAAAKVKQHYRLWLLPYLWVGLRFDRLTLLALFDRNREVLENVLAVVLAVLVAFLGSVLLLHGFFTDIWVFQFCLVIASCHYSLLKSVQPDSSSPRHGHNRIIAYSRPVYFCLCCALIWLLHHGSLRLGGARFSLYGVGLSSSLVLASARDLLLVFTLCFPVVFFMGLLPQVNTFLLYALEQLDVHVFGGNASTSLSAALYAVLRSALAVALLYGFCYGALKESWEPHHIPVLFSVFCGLLVALSYHLSRQSSDPAVLLSLLQSKLLPDLKDKNPEDPLAEVQDPLPEKLRASLNERLQSDLIVCVVMAVLYFAIHVSTVFIALQPYLSVVLYALLGSVGLLTHYLLPQLRKQLPWFCFSQPLLKTREHHQFEVRDAAHVMWFEKLHLWLLLLEKNVLYPLVVLNELSRGAETLAGPRKLDREWGALVMTVAALKLLRSSFSSPTFQYVTFLFTVLFFSFDCRHLSETLLLDLFVMSVVFSKLWELLYKLHFVYTYIAPWQITWGSAFHAFAQPFAVPHSAMLLVQALVSAVFSTPLNPFLGSAIFITSYVRPVKFWERDYNTKRVDHSNTRLASQLDRNPGSDDNNLNSIFYEHLTRSLQRSLCGDLLLGRWGNVGTGDCFILASDYLNALVHLVEMGNGLVTFQLRGLEFRGTYCQQREVEAITEGVEEDEGCCCCEPGHLPHFLSFNAAFGQRWLAWEVLVTKYVLEGYSITDNSAASMLQVFDLRRVLTNYYVKGMVYYVVASPRLEDWLANETMREGLRACSQRNYVDLDPTFNPNVDEDYDHRLAGVSRDSFCGVYLAWIQYCNSQRAQPLDCGRDSALVLLCFGLCVLGRRALGTAAHHMSSNLESFLYGLHALFKGDFRISSVRDEWIFADMELLRKVVVPGIRMSLKLHQDHFTSPDEYEEPAVLFRAISSYQQSLVIAHEGDPAWRSAVLSDAPSLLALRHVLDEGTNEYKIITLNRRYLSFRVIKVNKECVRGLWAGQQQELVFLRNRNPERGSIQNAKQALRNMINSSCDQPIGYPIYVSPLTTSFCNTHAQLRRLLGAPISLGNIRNLAVHTWHRLRIGCGAGCNSGGNMEDCDGGALSSGTGGDSQQSSVSHGTLGAAAPPPPHPLGTSRSSQSVRSGLVRHSPARASVASQSSSQRYAGSRHSSLRTSATGLEPCRRSSSSQLSLRTLPTSLQLRLVGLLGSDADPLSQQHNPAVGTVRRDDISYRVQIVDVGQVLENINSSKRKELQWPDETLRLRAGRTCWREWSPLKGMEGHVIHRWVPCSRDPASRSHIDRTILLVQVDDKLVPVVETGVIELGAEV encoded by the exons ATGGGCTCGCAGACCCTCCAGATCCTGAGGCAGGGGGTCTGGGCCTCGGTCACCGGCGGCTGGTACTACGACCCCGACCAGAGCACCTTCGTGAACGCGCTGCACCTCTACATCTGGCTCTTCCTGCTCTGCTGCCCCTTCACCCTCTAcatg GTCCTGCCGCCCACCGTGGTGATCGTGGGCATCTACTGTGGTGTGATCGCCGccatcttcctgctgctgaagacacTCAACTACAGGCTCCACCACGCTCTGGACGAGGGTGAGGTGGTGGACCACCGGAGCAAGAGGAACCAGGCCGCCAGAGGGGGGTCGGACCTGACGGAGGACAGCAACGGCCCGGG ggatcCTGGAGGAGGGATGGAGATGTCGGACTTCGTCCGGCAGGAGACTCCTCCGGTCGACTGCAGCTCCAGGAATTCCTACAGTGGGGTGGACTCTCACCAGCAGGTGGGTGTCGCTCCGGAGCGCCCCCACAGGTCTGTAAGAAGCTCTGCTCCCGGGCAGGTCTCCAGCCAAGCCCGGGCTGCCGGGAGAGCGTCGGACGACATGGGTGTGACGCTGGCGGAGAGCTGCAGTCAGGATCACG AGCTGCTGTCGGACACCCAGATGTTCTGCCTCCTTCCCAACCACTCCTTCGCCTCCCTGCAGCTCTCGGCGTCCCTGGGTCCGTCGGAAATGTCCCGGGACTCGGCCGAGCTCTTCAACTACGCCGCGTACCGCGACCCGGACCTGACCCCCCACACTTCCTCCCAGTCCCAGACCTTCAGGAAGGAGCTCCGGACTCGGGGTTTGCCCCGGACGTCCAGCTCGGCCGGTTCGGCGTTCCCGGACCCGTGTCTGCCGGACTTTGCCCTCTTCCCTCCGCCCAGGCGAGGAGGCTTGGACCCGGTTCGGGAGATGGAGAGCGCCAAGGCGCTTGGCCCCGGTGAGGCGTGCCTGGCCTCCACCTCAGGACTGGAGTGCTTCCGTCCCAGAGACTCGCAGCGCGTCGGCCGCTCGTCCTCTCGGGAAGCCGGGGAAGGCTGCTCCGGCCTGTACCGGGCGGAGGCGGGGCAGGGGAGGGGCGAGCGCAGCGCCGACAGTCTGAGGAGcctcagcagccgcagcagcggctccaccgaGAGCTACTGCAGCGGCACGGACCGAGACACCAACAGCACCGTCAGCAGCTTCCACAGCGAGCAGACCAGCTCCACCCACGTGGAGAGCCTCCTGTCCCTGTCCGGGGACGAGCGCCAGAGACCCCCCGACCCCAAGACCCCCAGAGGTTTCCTGCCCTCCCGAGAGGCCAACAAGAACCCTCACGCCAACGAGCTGACGGCGGAGGAGCCCGAGTCCCGGTCCTCAGCGGAACCCCAGCGGACCCGGGCGGACGGCTGCTCCGTGGCGGGGGATGGTCAGCCAAAGTCTGCCGGCTCGGTCCAGAGGGCCGCCTCCCTGTCGGCAGGCCGGAGCGGGCGCCGGCGCTCCAGCAAGAAGCGAGCCAGCAGCTTCGACGCCAGCCGCCATCGGGACTACGTGTCCCTCCGGGCGGGCGGCGAGCAGGACCCGAGCGACCGCTCCAGTCTTCACTCTCGCCACCTCAGCACCGGCAGCTCGTCCAGCGTCAGCTCTCGGACCCGTCACCGGGCCCAGAAAGGCGGGTCCGAGACGGCGGCGCGCACCGGAGGGAGGCGGCGCATCTCTCGTCGCACCCCCAGCACACACGCCCGGGTTCTGAGCCTGGACAGCGGCACGGCGGCCTGCCTCAATGACCCGGCCCGGCTGGACGCTCCGAGCGGACCCAGAGCCCTCACCACCTCAAAGTCGGACCTGGAAGCCAAAGAAGGAGAGGTTCTGGACGCGGCCTCGCTCCTGGGCCGGGCCTCTCAGCTGGAGTCCGTGACTCGGTCCAGGAGCAGTCTCCCGAACCCGACGGCTCACAGCGAAGCGGACGCTGCCACGTTGCGTG cTCCGGCCAGCGAGGACACAGTGGTGTTCCGGCGTGAGCGTAGCACATTCAGGCGGCAAGCGGTGCGGCGGCGCCACAACGCCGGCAGCAACCCGACTCCTCCCACTTCTCTCATTGGATCTCCTCTCAG TCTGCAGGAGGCCTTCAGCTCGGCCTCCCAACCTTTGACCTCTCAGGTGAGAAACCCGCCGTCCAGAACGCCGTCCCAGGTGACCGTGCTCAGCGCGAGCGCGTCCCTGCTGGTCAGGAACGGCAGCACGCAGCTGGACGGCGCTCAGGACAAGACGTCGGCCGCGGGGAGTCTGCAGGACGACTTTG GTAAGCTGACTCCGCCCCTCTACGAAGCGGCCGGCTGCGACCTGTCGCTGGTCAACTTTGAGCCTGCGACTCGGCGGGCCTCCAACAACGTCTG GGACGCGACCTCTCACCTCTCCAGCTCTACCTCAGTGCGCTGCTATGCCAACGACATT CTGCGTCTGAACCGCTTGATCCGAATGAACCCCGAGCTGCTGGAGCACCAGGACCCGGACCTGAGTCCCGACCTCCAGGATGCCCCCCCGGGTCACGGGGACAGTGCGTCGTCTGCCGCCGCTAAAGTCAAGCAGCACTACCGTCTGTGGCTGCTGCCGTACCTCTGGGTCGGGCTGCGCTTCGACCGGCTCACGCTGCTGGCTCTGTTCGACAG GAACCGCGAGGTGCTGGAGAACGTGCTGGCCGTGGTTCTGGCGGTTCTGGTGGCCTTCCTGGGCTCGGTTCTGCTGCTTCATGGCTTCTTCACAGACATCTGGGTCTTTCAGTTCTGCCTGGTCATCGCCAGCTGCCACTATTCTCTCCTGAAG AGTGTCCAGCCCGACTCGTCGTCGCCGCGGCAC GGTCACAACCGGATCATCGCCTACAGCCGCCCCGTCTACTTCTGCCTCTGCTGCGCCCTCATCTGGCTGCTGCACCACGGCAGCCTCAGGTTGGGCGGCGCCCGCTTCTCGCTCTACGGCGTGGGCCTCAGCAGCTCGCTGGTCCTGGCCTCGGCGCGGGACCTGCTGCTCG TCTTCACGCTCTGCTTCCCCGTGGTCTTCTTCATGGGCCTCCTGCCGCAGGTCAACACCTTCCTGCTCTACGCCCTGGAGCAGCTGGACGTCCACGTGTTTGGGGGCAACG cCTCCACCAGCCTGTCGGCGGCGCTCTACGCCGTCCTGCGCAGCGCGCTGGCTGTGGCGCTGCTCTACGGCTTCTGCTACGGAGCTCTGAAG GAGTCCTGGGAGCCGCACCACATCCCCGTCCTGTTCTCCGTCTTCTGTGGCCTGCTGGTGGCGCTGTCGTACCACCTGAGCCGACAGAGCAGCGACCCCGCCGTGCTGCT CTCTCTGCTCCAGTCCAAACTTCTACCGGACCTGAAGGACAAAAACCCAGAGGACCCGCTGGCGGAGGTGCAGGACCCGCTGCCCGAGAAGCTCCGGGCCTCGCTG aaCGAGCGCCTTCAGTCGGACCTGATCGTCTGCGTTGTGATGGCGGTTCTGTACTTCGCCATCCACGTCAGCACCGTCTTCATCGCCCTGCAGCCGTACCTCAGCGTGGTCCTCTACGCTCTGCTGGGCTCGGTGGGGCTGCTGACCCACTACCTGCTGCCGCAGCTGCGGAAGCAACTGCCCTGGTTCTGCTTCTCTCAGCCCCTGCTGAAGACCCGAGAGCACCACCAGTTCGAGGTCCGAG ATGCCGCTCACGTCATGTGGTTCGAGAAGCTCCACCTCTGGCTGCTGCTCCTGGAGAAGAACGTCCTGTATCCTTTGGTGGTCCTCAACGAGCTGAGCCGCGGCGCCGAGACCCTGGCCGGACCCAGAAAGCTGGACAGAGA GTGGGGCGCTCTGGTGATGACGGTGGCGGCGCTGAAGCTGCTGCGCTCCTCCTTCAGCAGCCCCACCTTCCAGTACGTCACCTTCCTCTTCACCGTCCTCTTCTTCAGCTTCGACTGCCGCCACCTGTCGGAGACGCTGCTGCTGGACCTCTTCGTCATGTCGGTGGTCTTCAGCAAG ctgtggGAGCTCCTCTACAAGCTGCACTTCGTCTACACCTACATCGCGCCCTGGCAGATCACCTGGGGCTCCGCCTTCCACGCCTTCGCCCAGCCCTTCGCCGTCCCCC ACTCGGCCATGCTCTTGGTTCAGGCTCTGGTCTCAGCCGTCTTCTCCACGCCCCTCAACCCCTTCCTGGGCAGCGccatcttcatcacctcctACGTGCGGCCGGTCAAGTTCTGGGAGCGAGACTACAA cACCAAGAGAGTGGACCACTCCAACACCCGACTGGCCTCCCAGCTGGACAGGAACCCAG GCTCGGACGACAACAACCTCAACTCCATCTTCTACGAGCACCTGACCCGCTCCCTGCAGCGCAGCCTGTGTGGCGACCTGCTGCTGGGCCGCTGGGGCAACGTCGGCACCGGCGACTGCTTCATCCTGGCCTCGGACTACCTCAACGCCCTGGTCCACCTGGTGGAGATGGGGAACGGTCTGGTCACCTTCCAGCTGCGGGGTCTGGAGTTCAGAG GTACCTACTGCCAGCAGCGCGAGGTGGAGGCCATCACGGAGGGcgtggaggaggacgagggctgctgctgctgcgagccCGGCCACCTGCCCCACTTCCTGTCCTTCAACGCCGCCTTCGGCCAGCGCTGGCTGGCGTGGGAGGTCCTGGTCACCAAGTACGTGCTGGAGGGCTACAGCATCACGGACAACAGCGCCGCCTCCATGCTGCAGGTCTTCGACCTGCGGCGCGTCCTCACCAACTACTACGTCAAG gGGATGGTCTACTACGTGGTGGCCTCGCCCAGGCTGGAGGACTGGCTGGCCAACGAGACCATGAGGGAGGGGCTGCGGGCCTGCAGCCAGAGGAACTACGTGGACCTGGACCCCACCTTCAACCCCAACGTGGACGAGGACTACGACCACCGGCTGGCCGGCGTCTCCCGCGACAGCTTCTGTGGCGTCTACCTGGCCTGGATCCAGTACTGCAACTCCCAGCGGGCTCAG ccgcTGGACTGCGGCAGAGACTCGGCTCTGGTGCTGCTGTGCTTCGGCCTGTGTGTCCTGGGCCGCCGGGCGCTGGGCACCGCTGCTCACCACATGTCCAG CAACCTGGAGTCCTTCCTCTACGGCCTCCACGCCTTGTTCAAGGGAGACTTCCGCATCTCCTCGGTGCGGGACGAGTGGATCTTCGCTGACATGGAGCTGCTGCGGAAGGTGGTGGTACCAGGAATCCGAATGTCCCTCAAACTCCACCAG GACCACTTCACGTCGCCGGACGAGTACGAGGAGCCGGCGGTTCTGTTCCGGGCCATCTCGTCCTACCAGCAGAGCCTGGTGATCGCTCACGAGGGCGACCCGGCCTGGAGGAGCGCCGTTCTGTCCGACGCCCCGTCGCTGCTGGCGCTGCGCCACGTGCTGGACGAGGGAACCAACGAGTACAAGATCATCACGCTCAACCGCCGCTACCTCAGCTTCCGGGTCATCAAG GTCAACAAGGAGTGCGTGCGCGGCCTGTGGGCGggtcagcagcaggagctggtcTTCCTCAGGAACAGGAACCCGGAGCGCGGCAGcatccagaacgccaagcaggCGCTGCGCAACATGATCAACTCCTCGTGTGACCAGCCCATCGGGTACCCCATCTACGTCTCGCCGCTGACCACCTCCTTCTGCAACACGCACGCGCAGCTGCGCCGCCTGCTGGGGGCGCCCATCAGCCTCGGCAACATCCGGAACTTGGCGGTCCACACGTGGCACAG GTTGCGGATCGGCTGCGGCGCCGGCTGTAACAGCGGCGGGAACATGGAGGACTGCGACGGCGGCGCCCTGTCCAGCGGGACGGGCGGCGACTCCCAGCAGAGTTCGGTGTCTCACGGAACCCTGGGCGCGGCGGCGCCTCCCCCGCCGCACCCCCTGG GAACCAGCCGCAGCTCCCAGTCGGTGCGGTCCGGCCTGGTGCGCCACTCTCCCGCGCGCGCCTCCGTGGCCAGCCAGTCCTCGTCGCAGCGCTACGCCGGCAGCCGCCACTCGTCTCTGCGGACCTCGGCCACGGGCCTGGAGCCGTGCCGGCGCTCCTCCAGCAGCCAGCTGTCGCTGCGCACGCTGCCCACCTCCCTGCAGCTGCGGCTGGTGGGGCTGCTGGGGAGCGACGCCGACCCGCTGAGCCAGCAGCACAACCCTGCGGTGGGCACCGTGCGCCGGGACGACATCTCCTACAGAgttcag ATCGTGGACGTGGGCCAGGTTCTGGAGAACATCAACTCGTCCAAGAGGAAGGAGCTTCAGTGGCCGGACGAGACGCTGAGGCTGAGGGCCGGACGCACCTGCTGGAGGGAGTGGAGCCCCCTGAAGGGCATGGAAGGACAC gtgattcaccggtggGTGCCTTGCAGCCGAGACCCGGCGTCTCGCTCTCATATCGACAGGACCATCCTGCTGGTTCAGGTGGACGACAAGCTGGTGCCGGTGGTGGAGACCGGCGTCATCGAGCTGGGGGCGGAGGTCTGA
- the lgmn gene encoding legumain, with protein sequence MSRLLLLTLLALGVSAVPLDRDQGKNWVVIVAGSNGWYNYRHQADACHAYQIVHKNGVPDEQIVVMMYDDLAQNEENPTPGVIINRPNGTDVYKGVPRDYTGEDVTPDNFLAVLKGDKSKVSGGSGKVLQSGPDDHVFVYFTDHGAPGILAFPSDELHVKDLQDTIRFMHQNHKYKKMVFYIEACESGSMMTDLPADMDVYATTAANAHESSYACYFDEKRDTYLGDWYSVNWMEDSDAEDLRKETLMKQFKVVRSHTNTSHVQQFGNKTLAHMKLIEFQGDVQSRGPPAPAVSLQPVRSLDLTPSPDVPLAILKRKMMSTNDLAEARRLLAEISAQLKVREAMAATMRQVAEMVTRDKEVAQHIILSRSTLTQHGCYQAAVTHYKQACFDWSKSQLEYALRHLYALMNLCERSFSTASILDALDAVCHSNQPRTS encoded by the exons ATGAGTCGGCTGCTGCTGTTGACGCTGCTGGCCCTCGGCGTGTCCGCCGTGCCGCTGGACCGGGACCAGGGCAAGAACTGGGTCGTGATCGTGGCCGGTTCCAATGGCTGGTACAACTACAGACACCAG GCCGACGCTTGTCACGCCTATCAGATCGTCCACAAGAACGGCGTCCCGGACGAGCAGATCGTGGTGATGATGTACGACGACTTGGCCCAGAACGAAGA GAACCCCACGCCCGGCGTCATCATCAACAGACCCAACGGCACCGACGTCTACAAGGGCGTCCCCCGGGACTACACCGGCGAG GACGTGACTCCCGACAACTTCCTGGCCGTCCTGAAGGGGGACAAGTCCAAGGTCAGCGGCGGCTCCGGCAAAGTGCTCCAGAG CGGACCCGACGACCACGTCTTCGTCTACTTCACCGACCACGGCGCCCCAGGAATCCTGGCCTTCCCCAGCGACGAG CTCCACGTCAAGGACCTGCAGGACACCATCCGCTTCATGCACCAGAACCACAAGTACAAGAAG ATGGTCTTCTACATCGAGGCCTGCGAGTCTGGCTCCATGATGACCGACCTGCCTGCCGACATGGACG TCTACGCCACCACGGCCGCCAACGCTCACGAGTCCTCGTACGCCTGCTACTTCGACGAGAAGCGGGACACCTACCTGGGAGACTGGTACAGCGTCAACTGGATGGAGGACTCGGACGCC GAGGACCTGCGCAAGGAGACGCTGATGAAGCAGTTCAAGGTGGTCAGGAGTCACACCAACACCAGCCACGTGCAGCAGTTCGGCAACAAG ACTCTGGCCCACATGAAGCTCATCGAGTTCCAGGGCGACGTCCAGTCCAGGGGCCCCCCGGCCCCGGCCGTCAGCCTGCAGCCGGTCCGCAGTCTGGACCTGACTCCCAGCCCTGACGTGCCCCTGGCCAtcctgaagaggaagatgatgtcCACCAACGACCTGGCGGAAGCTCGGCGGCTGCTGGCGGAGATCAGCGCGCAGCTGAAG gtGCGGGAGGCCATGGCCGCCACCATGCGTCAGGTGGCAGAGATGGTGACGCGGGACAAGGAGGTGGCCCAGCACATCATCCTCAGCAGGTCCACTCTGACCCAGCATGGCTGCTACCAGGCGGCGGTCACACACTACAAACAGGCGTGCTTCGACTGGAGCAAGAGCCAG CTGGAGTACGCCCTGCGGCACCTCTACGCTCTGATGAACTTGTGTGAGAGAAGCTTCTCCACTGCAAG CATCCTCGACGCCCTCGACGCCGTGTGTCACTCCAACCAGCCGAGGACTTCCTGA